A window of Streptomyces marispadix contains these coding sequences:
- the hemW gene encoding radical SAM family heme chaperone HemW translates to MPSALPDGDPVPESGSLPPDALTGRDSRPLGFYLHVPYCATRCGYCDFNTYTSDELRGSGGVLASRENYAGTLADEIRLARKVLGDDPRSAATVFVGGGTPTLLPPEDLGSMLAAVRDEFGLAKDAEVTTEANPESVDGRYLERLREAGFNRISFGMQSARPHVLRVLDRNHTPGRPEACVAQARAAGFAHVNLDLIYGTPGESDDDWRASLQAAIAAGPDHISAYALIVEDGTRLARRIRRGEVPPTDDDVHADRYVIADELLTAAGMDWYEVSNWASASDGSARCRHNELYWTGADWWGAGPGAHSHVGGVRWWNVKHPAAYAQALAEGRSPGAGREVLAAEDRRVERILLELRLAAGCPLAVLTPVGRAAARRALDDGLLEPGPYEEGRAVLTLRGRLLADAVVRDLVD, encoded by the coding sequence ATGCCCTCCGCACTGCCCGACGGCGATCCCGTGCCCGAAAGCGGCTCGCTGCCGCCCGACGCCCTCACGGGCCGTGACTCGCGCCCGCTCGGCTTCTATCTGCATGTGCCCTACTGCGCGACCCGCTGCGGCTACTGCGACTTCAACACCTACACCTCCGACGAGCTGCGCGGCTCCGGCGGGGTGCTCGCCTCGCGGGAGAACTACGCGGGCACGCTCGCCGACGAGATCCGCCTCGCCCGCAAGGTGCTCGGCGACGACCCGCGCAGCGCCGCCACGGTCTTCGTCGGCGGCGGCACCCCCACGCTGCTGCCGCCCGAGGACCTCGGCTCGATGCTCGCGGCCGTACGCGACGAGTTCGGGCTCGCGAAGGACGCCGAGGTGACGACGGAGGCCAACCCCGAGTCCGTCGACGGGCGTTATCTGGAGCGGCTGCGCGAGGCGGGCTTCAACCGGATCTCCTTCGGGATGCAGAGCGCACGACCGCACGTACTGCGCGTACTGGACCGCAACCACACCCCCGGGCGGCCCGAGGCCTGCGTGGCTCAGGCCCGCGCCGCGGGCTTCGCCCACGTCAACCTCGATCTGATCTACGGCACGCCGGGCGAGAGCGACGACGACTGGCGCGCATCCCTACAGGCGGCGATCGCGGCGGGACCGGACCACATCTCCGCCTACGCCCTCATCGTCGAGGACGGCACACGGCTCGCCCGCCGCATCCGCCGCGGCGAGGTGCCCCCTACGGACGACGACGTGCACGCGGACCGCTATGTCATCGCCGACGAACTGCTCACGGCGGCGGGCATGGACTGGTACGAGGTCTCCAACTGGGCGTCCGCGTCGGACGGTTCGGCCCGCTGCCGCCACAACGAGCTGTACTGGACGGGAGCCGACTGGTGGGGCGCGGGGCCCGGTGCGCACTCCCACGTGGGAGGCGTCCGCTGGTGGAACGTGAAGCATCCGGCCGCCTACGCCCAGGCCCTCGCCGAGGGCCGCTCCCCCGGCGCCGGGCGCGAGGTGCTGGCGGCGGAGGACCGCCGCGTCGAACGCATCCTGCTGGAACTGCGCCTCGCGGCGGGATGCCCGCTCGCTGTGCTGACCCCCGTGGGCAGGGCCGCGGCCAGGCGCGCACTCGACGACGGTCTGCTGGAGCCCGGTCCCTACGAGGAGGGACGCGCGGTGCTGACGCTGCGCGGAAGGCTGCTGGCCGACGCGGTGGTACGGGACCTGGTCGACTGA
- a CDS encoding MBL fold metallo-hydrolase, with protein MAGSGDVHGEAHEEVLGEGDGGDRWEELAPGITRRRLPRWDATVGGVDIGTGVLVVDTGSGVAEGARVRDDLAALFGRPVTHVALTHSHFDHVLGTAAFDGAEVYGAEGLAGHLGDGREELRLDAVRHGMAKGPAAEASARLVPPHHGVTGRLTAASGERTVRLVNMGPAHSPYDMAVIVDVDEGRAGEDREEREDRIGGGGAGTAVRRRVVFCGDLVEESGEPQAGPDASPSHWPGALDRLLALGGEDALYVPGHGAVVGADFVRAQRDVLARRFGGS; from the coding sequence ATGGCCGGGAGCGGGGACGTACACGGGGAAGCACACGAAGAGGTGCTCGGTGAGGGAGACGGCGGGGACCGGTGGGAGGAGTTGGCGCCCGGCATCACGCGGCGCAGGCTGCCCCGCTGGGACGCCACGGTGGGCGGGGTCGACATCGGGACCGGGGTGCTGGTCGTCGACACCGGTTCGGGCGTCGCGGAAGGCGCCCGTGTCCGCGACGATCTGGCGGCCCTCTTCGGGCGCCCCGTGACACATGTCGCACTCACCCACTCCCACTTCGACCATGTACTCGGCACCGCTGCCTTCGACGGCGCCGAGGTGTACGGGGCGGAGGGCCTGGCCGGTCATCTCGGGGACGGGCGCGAGGAGTTGCGGCTGGACGCGGTGCGGCACGGGATGGCCAAAGGCCCGGCGGCGGAGGCGTCGGCGCGGCTCGTGCCGCCGCACCACGGCGTGACCGGGCGGCTCACGGCGGCGTCCGGCGAGCGCACGGTGCGGCTGGTGAACATGGGCCCGGCGCACAGCCCCTACGACATGGCCGTGATCGTCGACGTCGACGAGGGCCGTGCGGGCGAGGACCGTGAAGAACGTGAGGACCGTATCGGCGGGGGCGGCGCGGGCACGGCCGTGCGGAGGCGGGTCGTCTTCTGCGGCGATCTCGTCGAGGAGTCGGGGGAGCCGCAGGCGGGCCCGGACGCGAGCCCGTCGCACTGGCCGGGCGCACTGGACCGGCTGCTGGCGCTCGGCGGCGAGGACGCGCTGTATGTGCCGGGCCACGGGGCCGTCGTCGGTGCGGACTTCGTACGTGCCCAACGGGACGTCCTGGCACGCCGGTTCGGAGGGTCGTGA
- a CDS encoding SpoIIE family protein phosphatase, which yields MGAGTVGTSTTRWGDLREAGDETAGEDDGADRRASVSAGAPVGDAGPAGSAGAAEHALVRASLAGNAQAPSAAREFVRTALRGWEVPHGPADDVTLLASELVTNAVVHAGTSVGLECRRSEGAVVVEVADGHPTRPVESGTAGDGGSGAVDGGAGGRGHDEEHGGARGRQGHGLRLVAALADEWGVTYRRYGKTVWFRLATGPEATGPEEIVLGAPPVVADSGADAASSPTGTAAPADPATRQAREHAQHERDPVSPRPPGTGPRGSLTGSLAPTAQRPAPGIRRHDPDWIDHGILSFLAEASDLLAGQTDEDRVASLACQLLVPRFADWCAVWLADADAAEPMRLSRVWHTQEERTDELRAELRRTPPELEGRVPRGKAVPWAWPGRASAYGPGGAAVGCRLVVGERTVGTLVIGRAGLIRIPGEVVGIVEDFARRVAQAVLSARRYTRQATISRVLQRGLLPSGDVAVPGVESAVVYEPAGEGSWAGGDFYDFFEGTGGRWRFALGDVCGNGPEAAVVTGLARPVLRLLAREGYSVPEVMDRLNREVGEQTRFLSMIYGELTPRPASEGGGSMCTLVCAGHPLPLVRDAAGKVRAAAEPQLLLGVEEDVSYESQSVVLEPGETLLCVTDGVTERRCGERQFDDDDGLAAVFGDCGGLDAAQTAEKIRRTVHEFGDGAAADDLALLVLRAKPD from the coding sequence GTGGGGGCAGGCACTGTGGGGACGTCGACGACGCGGTGGGGGGACCTCCGCGAGGCGGGGGACGAGACCGCCGGAGAGGACGACGGCGCGGACCGTCGTGCGTCCGTTTCGGCCGGTGCCCCGGTGGGCGACGCGGGCCCGGCCGGAAGCGCCGGTGCCGCCGAACACGCCCTCGTACGGGCGTCGTTGGCGGGAAACGCCCAGGCGCCCTCCGCGGCACGCGAGTTCGTACGTACGGCACTGCGCGGCTGGGAGGTCCCGCATGGCCCGGCGGACGATGTGACGCTGCTGGCAAGCGAGTTGGTGACGAACGCGGTCGTGCACGCGGGCACCTCGGTAGGGCTGGAGTGCCGCCGCTCGGAGGGCGCGGTCGTCGTCGAGGTCGCGGACGGGCACCCCACGAGGCCCGTCGAGTCCGGTACTGCGGGCGACGGCGGGAGCGGTGCCGTCGACGGCGGCGCGGGCGGCCGGGGCCACGACGAGGAGCACGGCGGCGCCCGGGGCCGTCAGGGGCACGGTCTGCGGCTGGTGGCGGCGCTCGCCGACGAGTGGGGCGTGACCTACCGGCGCTACGGCAAGACCGTCTGGTTCCGCCTGGCGACCGGACCCGAGGCGACCGGCCCCGAGGAGATCGTGCTCGGAGCGCCGCCCGTCGTCGCGGACTCCGGTGCGGACGCGGCGAGTTCGCCCACCGGGACCGCGGCGCCCGCGGACCCGGCCACCCGGCAGGCGCGGGAGCACGCGCAGCACGAGCGCGACCCCGTGTCGCCCCGGCCGCCGGGGACCGGCCCCCGCGGCAGCCTCACCGGGAGCCTCGCGCCGACCGCGCAGCGCCCGGCGCCCGGCATACGCCGCCACGACCCCGACTGGATCGACCACGGCATCCTCTCCTTCCTCGCCGAGGCGTCCGATCTGCTCGCCGGACAGACCGACGAGGACCGAGTCGCCTCCCTGGCCTGCCAGTTGCTGGTGCCGCGCTTCGCCGACTGGTGTGCCGTATGGCTCGCCGACGCGGACGCCGCCGAGCCGATGCGGCTGTCGCGCGTATGGCACACACAGGAGGAGCGGACCGACGAGCTGCGCGCCGAGCTGAGGAGGACCCCGCCGGAGCTGGAAGGCCGCGTACCGCGCGGCAAGGCCGTCCCCTGGGCCTGGCCCGGCAGGGCGTCCGCGTACGGGCCGGGCGGCGCGGCCGTCGGCTGCCGCCTCGTCGTCGGTGAGCGGACCGTCGGCACGCTCGTCATCGGACGGGCCGGACTCATCCGCATCCCCGGCGAAGTCGTCGGCATCGTCGAGGACTTCGCCCGCCGGGTCGCCCAGGCGGTGCTCTCCGCGCGCCGCTACACGCGTCAGGCCACCATCAGCCGCGTGCTTCAGCGCGGGCTGCTGCCGTCCGGCGACGTCGCCGTGCCCGGGGTGGAGTCCGCCGTCGTCTACGAGCCCGCGGGTGAGGGCTCCTGGGCGGGCGGCGACTTCTACGACTTCTTCGAAGGGACCGGCGGGCGCTGGCGGTTCGCGCTCGGAGACGTGTGCGGCAACGGCCCCGAGGCGGCCGTCGTGACCGGTCTCGCCCGCCCCGTGCTGCGGTTGCTGGCCCGGGAGGGCTACAGCGTCCCCGAGGTCATGGACCGGCTCAACCGCGAAGTGGGGGAGCAGACCCGCTTTCTGTCCATGATCTACGGCGAGTTGACGCCGCGACCCGCCTCCGAGGGCGGCGGCAGCATGTGCACTCTGGTATGCGCCGGTCATCCGCTGCCGCTGGTGCGTGACGCCGCCGGCAAGGTACGGGCCGCCGCGGAGCCCCAACTCCTCCTGGGCGTCGAGGAGGACGTCTCCTACGAGAGCCAGAGCGTCGTACTGGAGCCCGGCGAGACGCTGCTTTGCGTTACGGACGGTGTCACCGAACGCCGCTGCGGGGAGCGGCAGTTCGACGACGACGACGGCCTGGCGGCGGTGTTCGGCGACTGCGGCGGACTCGACGCGGCACAGACGGCGGAGAAGATCCGCCGCACCGTCCACGAGTTCGGCGACGGCGCGGCGGCCGACGATCTGGCGCTCCTCGTGCTCCGCGCGAAGCCGGACTGA
- a CDS encoding 16S rRNA (uracil(1498)-N(3))-methyltransferase: protein MTAPVFLADTGQLADAVREHGDSDGRDGDSGGRDGGRDGREGPGGHGTVVLEGPEGRHAVSVRRLRPGEDVVLTDGAGTGAYGTVRAVSGKDRLEVAVTSVLTEPEPRPRITVVQALPKGDRGELAVETMTETGADVIVPWAAARCVTQWRGERGQKSLAKWRSTAREAGKQSRRLRFPEVAPLASTADVAELLRDAHLGVVLHEEGELPLATARLPRDGGIVAVVGPEGGVSPQESEIFTDAGARLCRLGPSVLRTSTAGTAATALLLGRTGRWD, encoded by the coding sequence ATGACCGCTCCCGTCTTCCTGGCGGACACCGGTCAACTCGCGGACGCGGTACGCGAACACGGCGACTCCGACGGCAGGGACGGCGACTCCGGCGGCAGGGACGGCGGCCGCGACGGGCGGGAGGGCCCCGGCGGCCATGGCACCGTCGTGCTCGAAGGCCCCGAGGGGCGCCACGCCGTCTCGGTACGGAGACTGCGACCGGGCGAGGACGTCGTGCTCACGGACGGCGCGGGCACGGGCGCGTACGGCACGGTGCGGGCCGTCTCCGGCAAGGACCGCCTGGAGGTCGCCGTCACCTCCGTACTCACCGAGCCCGAGCCGCGGCCCCGCATCACCGTCGTACAGGCGCTGCCGAAGGGCGACCGGGGCGAACTCGCCGTGGAGACCATGACGGAGACCGGCGCCGATGTCATCGTGCCCTGGGCGGCGGCCCGTTGTGTGACGCAGTGGAGAGGCGAGCGCGGTCAGAAGTCGCTCGCCAAGTGGCGCTCGACGGCGCGGGAGGCGGGTAAGCAGTCGCGGCGGCTGCGTTTCCCCGAGGTCGCGCCGCTCGCTTCCACGGCGGACGTCGCCGAGTTGCTGAGAGACGCGCACCTGGGCGTCGTACTCCACGAGGAGGGCGAACTGCCGCTGGCCACCGCCCGACTCCCGCGCGACGGCGGCATCGTGGCCGTCGTCGGACCTGAAGGCGGCGTCTCCCCGCAGGAGTCGGAGATCTTCACCGATGCCGGTGCGCGGTTGTGCAGGCTGGGGCCCAGCGTGCTGCGTACGTCCACGGCCGGTACGGCGGCGACGGCGCTGCTGCTGGGGCGTACGGGCCGCTGGGACTGA
- a CDS encoding DUF3097 domain-containing protein — translation MRSRSYDPDLTPPWKRRRPVPEVPADPDLVVEEITTGFCGAVIRTEKTAEGPTVTLEDRFGKHRVFPMGPGGFLLEGRTVTLVRPSQGAAGAASGAAPQRTASGSIAVPGARARVARAGRIYVEGRHDAELVEKVWGDDLRVEGVVVEYLEGVDDLPAVVADFRPGPDARLGVLVDHLVPGSKESRIAAEVTDEHVLVVGHPYVDVWEAVKPSSVGIAAWPRVPHGQDWKTGVCRALGWPENTGAAWQRILGRVRDYRDLEPELLGRVEQLIDHVTVGFS, via the coding sequence ATGCGCAGCCGCTCTTACGACCCCGATCTGACCCCGCCGTGGAAGCGGCGGCGGCCGGTGCCCGAGGTGCCCGCCGACCCCGATCTGGTGGTGGAGGAGATCACCACCGGCTTCTGCGGGGCCGTCATCCGTACGGAGAAGACCGCGGAGGGCCCCACGGTCACCCTGGAGGACCGGTTCGGCAAGCACCGCGTCTTCCCCATGGGGCCGGGCGGTTTCCTGCTGGAGGGGAGGACGGTCACGCTCGTACGGCCCTCGCAGGGGGCGGCCGGTGCGGCGAGCGGGGCGGCGCCGCAGCGGACGGCTTCCGGTTCCATCGCCGTCCCGGGAGCGAGGGCGCGGGTGGCACGCGCGGGCCGCATCTATGTGGAGGGCCGCCATGACGCCGAACTCGTGGAGAAGGTCTGGGGCGACGATCTGCGCGTCGAGGGCGTGGTCGTGGAGTATCTGGAGGGCGTGGACGACCTGCCCGCCGTCGTCGCGGACTTCCGTCCCGGCCCGGACGCCCGGCTCGGGGTGCTCGTCGACCATCTGGTGCCGGGTTCGAAGGAGTCCCGTATCGCGGCCGAGGTCACCGATGAGCACGTGCTGGTCGTCGGCCATCCCTACGTCGACGTCTGGGAGGCCGTGAAGCCCTCGTCGGTGGGGATCGCCGCCTGGCCGCGGGTGCCGCACGGCCAGGACTGGAAGACGGGCGTGTGCCGGGCGCTGGGCTGGCCGGAGAACACCGGCGCGGCATGGCAGCGGATCCTGGGCCGCGTACGCGACTACCGGGATCTGGAGCCGGAGCTGCTGGGCCGGGTGGAACAGCTCATCGACCATGTGACGGTGGGGTTCTCGTAG
- the dnaJ gene encoding molecular chaperone DnaJ encodes MATDYYAVLGVQRDASQDDIKKAFRRLARELHPDVNPDPKTQERFKEINTAYEILSDPQKKQVYDLGGDPAAGAAGGGGGFGGAGGFGNFSDIMDAFFGTASQRGPRSRTRRGQDAMIRLDIELNESAFGTTKDIQVDTAIVCNTCNGEGAAPGTSAQTCDMCRGRGEVSQVTRSFLGQVMTSRPCPQCQGFGTVVPTPCPECAGDGRVRSRRSLTVKIPAGVDNGTRIQLAGEGEVGPGGGPAGDLYVEIHETAHPVFQRRGDDLHCTVTIPMTAAALGTKVPLETLDGMEEVDIRPGTQSGQSIPLHERGVTHLRGGGRGQLIVHVEVTTPSNLEPEQEELLRRLAEMRGEERPTGQFQPGQQGLFSRLKDAFNGR; translated from the coding sequence GTGGCGACGGACTACTACGCGGTCCTCGGCGTGCAGCGCGACGCCTCGCAGGACGACATCAAGAAGGCCTTCCGCAGGCTTGCGCGCGAGCTGCACCCTGACGTCAACCCCGACCCGAAGACGCAGGAGCGGTTCAAGGAGATCAACACCGCCTACGAGATCCTCTCCGACCCGCAGAAGAAGCAGGTCTACGACCTCGGCGGCGACCCGGCGGCCGGTGCCGCGGGCGGAGGCGGCGGCTTCGGCGGCGCGGGCGGCTTCGGCAACTTCTCCGACATCATGGACGCCTTCTTCGGCACCGCCTCGCAGCGCGGGCCGAGGTCCCGTACGCGCCGCGGCCAGGACGCCATGATCCGGCTCGACATCGAGCTGAACGAGTCCGCGTTCGGCACGACCAAGGACATCCAGGTCGACACGGCCATCGTCTGCAACACCTGCAACGGCGAGGGCGCAGCCCCCGGCACCTCCGCGCAGACCTGCGACATGTGCCGCGGCAGGGGAGAGGTCTCCCAGGTCACGCGCTCCTTCCTGGGGCAGGTCATGACGTCGCGGCCCTGCCCGCAGTGCCAGGGCTTCGGCACGGTCGTGCCCACGCCCTGCCCGGAGTGCGCGGGCGACGGACGCGTCCGCTCCCGCCGCAGCCTCACGGTGAAGATCCCCGCCGGCGTCGACAACGGCACCCGCATCCAGCTCGCGGGAGAGGGCGAGGTCGGCCCGGGAGGCGGCCCCGCCGGCGATCTCTACGTCGAGATCCACGAGACGGCGCACCCCGTCTTCCAGCGCCGCGGCGACGATCTGCACTGCACGGTCACGATCCCGATGACGGCCGCCGCCCTCGGCACGAAGGTGCCGCTGGAGACCCTGGACGGCATGGAGGAGGTCGACATCAGACCCGGGACCCAGTCCGGGCAGTCGATCCCGCTGCACGAGCGCGGCGTCACGCATCTGCGGGGCGGCGGGCGCGGCCAGTTGATCGTCCACGTAGAGGTGACGACACCGTCGAATCTGGAGCCGGAGCAGGAGGAGTTGCTGCGGCGGCTGGCGGAGATGCGGGGCGAGGAGCGGCCGACGGGCCAGTTCCAGCCCGGTCAGCAGGGGCTGTTCTCCCGGCTGAAGGACGCGTTCAACGGGCGCTGA
- a CDS encoding GAF and ANTAR domain-containing protein gives MMREQQLAAVFVELADTLVDDFDVIDFLHTLAHRCVELLDVHAAGIMLGDHHGRLRSAAASSEHARLLDLFECQTEAGPSADCFRSGEPVINADLESARWPRLDEAAREVGFASLHALPLRLRGEVIGVLNLFHRERRTLSDTDMHVGQALADVSTISILSQRSLRESEILASQLQNALTSRTTIEQAKGMLSARLDIPMDEAFTTLRDHARAHREQLSALARRITEGDEALFSELAGSGAAQPSATNTRAQPPGTD, from the coding sequence ATGATGCGCGAGCAACAACTGGCCGCGGTGTTCGTGGAGTTGGCCGACACTCTCGTCGACGACTTCGACGTCATAGATTTCCTGCACACCCTGGCCCACCGCTGTGTGGAACTGCTCGACGTGCATGCTGCCGGAATCATGCTCGGTGACCACCACGGCCGGCTGCGGTCGGCCGCGGCCTCCTCGGAACACGCGCGCCTCCTGGACCTGTTCGAGTGCCAGACCGAGGCCGGACCCAGCGCGGACTGCTTCCGCAGCGGAGAGCCGGTCATCAACGCCGATCTCGAGAGCGCACGCTGGCCGCGCCTCGACGAGGCCGCCCGCGAGGTCGGCTTCGCCTCGCTCCACGCACTTCCGCTGCGTCTGCGCGGCGAGGTCATCGGCGTCCTGAACCTCTTCCACCGAGAGCGCCGGACGCTGAGCGACACCGACATGCACGTCGGTCAGGCGCTCGCGGACGTCTCCACCATCAGCATCCTCTCCCAGCGCAGTCTCCGGGAGAGCGAGATCCTCGCAAGCCAGCTACAGAACGCCCTGACCAGCAGGACCACGATCGAGCAGGCCAAGGGGATGCTGTCGGCGCGGCTCGATATTCCGATGGACGAGGCGTTCACGACGCTCCGGGACCACGCACGGGCCCATCGCGAGCAACTGTCCGCCCTCGCCCGGCGGATCACCGAGGGCGATGAAGCGCTCTTCTCCGAGCTGGCGGGCAGCGGTGCGGCACAGCCCTCAGCCACGAACACACGCGCACAACCGCCGGGCACCGACTGA
- a CDS encoding GAF and ANTAR domain-containing protein — translation MAAVIARITSNSDLTSALADRAATVAGVSGLGAVLTTSAGTTESFWSAGATDKALQDLQLTLGEGPSVDAARHGVLVLEPDLAETPDARWPAFAGAAAELGVCALFAFPLRIGAIGLGVLLLHRDSPGSMSNTQIRDALVLTDALTSRLLRLFVDGEFVVLRNTVHQATGMLAVQLGISLDEALVRLRGHAFGSNRPIDEVAADVVAHRLDLTDSP, via the coding sequence ATGGCGGCAGTCATTGCGCGCATCACCTCGAACAGCGACCTGACCAGTGCGCTCGCCGACAGGGCCGCGACCGTGGCAGGCGTCAGCGGCCTTGGCGCGGTCCTGACCACCTCGGCGGGGACCACCGAGAGCTTCTGGTCCGCCGGGGCGACCGACAAGGCCTTGCAGGACCTCCAGTTGACGCTGGGAGAGGGCCCCTCCGTGGACGCCGCACGGCACGGCGTCCTGGTGCTCGAACCAGACCTGGCCGAGACGCCGGACGCCCGCTGGCCGGCCTTCGCCGGTGCCGCCGCCGAACTCGGGGTGTGCGCACTGTTCGCGTTCCCGCTGCGGATCGGGGCGATCGGCCTCGGGGTGCTGCTGCTGCACCGTGACTCGCCGGGCTCGATGAGCAACACTCAGATCCGTGACGCACTGGTCCTCACCGACGCCCTGACCTCGCGTCTGCTACGGCTGTTCGTCGACGGCGAGTTCGTCGTCCTGCGTAACACGGTGCACCAGGCGACCGGGATGCTCGCGGTACAACTGGGCATCAGCCTCGACGAGGCACTCGTCCGGCTGCGTGGCCACGCCTTCGGCAGCAACCGTCCCATCGACGAGGTCGCTGCGGACGTCGTGGCGCACAGACTGGATCTCACGGACAGCCCATGA
- a CDS encoding nitronate monooxygenase — translation MPSSPIPLPELTEHPIVQAPMAGGPSCPELAGAVSEAGGLGFLAAGYKTPEAMYEEIKRLRGQTQRPFGVNLFMPQPDNADSGAVERYRAQLAGEAMWYETELGETDHTTDDAYEAKLAILFDDPVPLVSFTFGCPTRHVLERFTKRGTLTVVTVTSVSEALLAEQSGADAVCVQGIEAGGHQSTHRDDPQADGTSSGLALLPLLTQVKEAVRLPVIAAGGMMRGKQIAAVLAAGASAAQLGTAFLVCPESGADLLHKQAMTNPLFARTELTRAFTGRPGRALVNRFLREHGPYAPAAYPQVHHLTAGVRKAAAKAKDWQGMALWAGQGHRLARDLPAAQLMDVLVTELAMARERLAKFTGPGTGGDIGTGGGGAASGAGAASGAGHGSAADPSGGAGGSA, via the coding sequence ATGCCCTCGTCGCCGATCCCGCTCCCCGAACTGACGGAGCACCCGATTGTGCAGGCCCCCATGGCGGGCGGGCCTTCGTGCCCGGAGCTGGCCGGTGCCGTGAGCGAAGCGGGCGGCCTGGGCTTCCTCGCCGCGGGCTACAAGACGCCCGAGGCGATGTACGAGGAGATCAAGCGGCTGCGTGGCCAGACCCAACGCCCCTTCGGCGTCAATCTGTTCATGCCGCAGCCTGACAACGCCGACTCCGGCGCCGTGGAGCGCTACCGCGCCCAGCTCGCGGGCGAGGCGATGTGGTACGAGACGGAGCTGGGCGAGACCGACCACACCACCGACGACGCCTACGAGGCCAAGCTCGCCATACTCTTCGACGATCCCGTGCCGCTTGTGTCGTTCACCTTCGGATGCCCGACCCGGCATGTGCTGGAGCGGTTCACCAAGCGCGGCACACTCACCGTCGTCACCGTCACCTCCGTCTCCGAGGCGCTGCTCGCGGAGCAGTCGGGGGCGGACGCGGTGTGCGTGCAGGGCATCGAAGCCGGCGGTCACCAGAGCACTCACCGCGACGATCCGCAGGCCGACGGCACCAGCAGCGGTCTCGCGCTGCTGCCGCTGCTGACGCAGGTCAAGGAGGCGGTGCGGCTGCCGGTGATCGCCGCGGGCGGGATGATGCGCGGCAAGCAGATCGCGGCGGTGCTGGCGGCGGGCGCCAGCGCGGCGCAGTTGGGCACGGCGTTCCTGGTGTGCCCCGAGTCGGGGGCCGACCTGCTGCACAAGCAGGCGATGACCAACCCCCTGTTCGCGCGTACGGAGTTGACGCGCGCCTTCACGGGCCGCCCCGGGCGTGCGCTCGTCAACCGTTTCCTGCGCGAGCACGGGCCTTACGCTCCCGCCGCGTACCCACAGGTGCACCATCTGACCGCCGGGGTACGCAAGGCGGCGGCCAAGGCCAAGGACTGGCAGGGCATGGCGCTGTGGGCGGGGCAGGGCCACCGTCTCGCCCGTGATCTGCCCGCAGCGCAGCTCATGGACGTGCTGGTCACGGAGTTGGCGATGGCACGGGAGAGGCTCGCGAAGTTCACGGGACCCGGTACGGGCGGCGACATCGGCACGGGCGGAGGCGGTGCGGCGAGCGGCGCCGGAGCCGCCTCCGGAGCCGGGCACGGGAGCGCTGCCGACCCGTCGGGCGGCGCGGGCGGCTCCGCATGA
- the hrcA gene encoding heat-inducible transcriptional repressor HrcA, translating into MLSERRLEVLRAIVQDYVGTEEPVGSKALTERHNLQVSPATVRNDMAALEDEGYIAQPHTSAGRIPTDKGYRLFVDKLAGVKPLSPPERRAIQNFLEGAVDLDDVVGRTVRLLAQLTRQVAVVQYPSLTRSTVRHVELLSLAPARLMLVLITDTGRVEQRLIDCQSPIGDSALADLRARLNSRVVGERFTEVPSLVQDLPDAFEGDDRGTVSTVLATLLETLVEETEERLIIGGTSNLTRFGHDFPLTIRPVLEALEEQVVLLKLLGEAKDPGMTVRIGHENAHEGLSSTSVVSVGYGSGDEAVAKLGVVGPTRMDYPGTMGAVRAVARYVGQILAES; encoded by the coding sequence ATGCTGAGTGAACGCAGACTCGAAGTGCTGCGCGCGATCGTCCAGGACTACGTGGGCACCGAGGAGCCCGTCGGCTCCAAGGCGCTCACGGAGCGGCACAACCTCCAGGTCTCCCCGGCCACGGTGCGCAACGACATGGCCGCGCTGGAGGACGAGGGCTATATCGCGCAGCCGCACACCAGCGCCGGGCGCATCCCCACCGACAAGGGCTACCGCCTCTTCGTGGACAAGCTGGCGGGCGTCAAGCCGCTGTCGCCCCCCGAGCGCCGCGCGATCCAGAACTTCCTGGAGGGCGCGGTCGACCTGGACGACGTCGTGGGGCGCACGGTGCGGCTGCTGGCGCAGCTCACCCGCCAGGTCGCCGTCGTGCAGTACCCCTCGCTGACGCGGTCGACGGTGCGCCACGTGGAGCTGCTCTCCCTCGCGCCCGCCCGTCTGATGCTGGTGCTGATCACCGACACCGGGCGGGTCGAGCAGCGGCTGATCGACTGCCAGTCGCCCATCGGGGACTCCGCGCTGGCCGATCTGCGCGCCCGGCTCAACAGCCGTGTGGTGGGCGAGCGCTTCACCGAGGTGCCCTCGCTCGTGCAGGACCTGCCGGACGCCTTCGAGGGCGACGACCGCGGCACGGTCTCGACGGTGCTGGCCACCCTGCTGGAGACCCTCGTCGAGGAGACCGAGGAGCGCCTGATCATCGGCGGCACCTCCAACCTCACCCGCTTCGGGCACGACTTCCCGCTCACCATCCGCCCCGTGCTGGAGGCGCTGGAGGAGCAGGTCGTGCTGCTGAAGCTGCTCGGGGAAGCGAAGGACCCCGGCATGACCGTACGGATCGGGCATGAGAACGCCCACGAAGGACTGAGTTCCACATCGGTGGTTTCGGTCGGCTACGGTTCGGGCGACGAAGCAGTCGCCAAGCTCGGCGTGGTCGGACCGACCCGCATGGACTACCCCGGAACGATGGGAGCGGTACGCGCAGTGGCACGGTACGTCGGACAGATCCTCGCGGAGTCGTAA